A segment of the Bactrocera neohumeralis isolate Rockhampton chromosome 3, APGP_CSIRO_Bneo_wtdbg2-racon-allhic-juicebox.fasta_v2, whole genome shotgun sequence genome:
TCAAAACAAAGTGGAAATTTTGCTTTCGGCAAAAAAACAAGCTCCAAACCAGTAAATACTGCGGACACCAAGAATTCCGAATCAATGAAATAAATAGCAATTAgctacaaataatatttatagaatTATTTAGGTACCTTTTTTAAATTAGGAGCATCAGCAactatataaaaagaaaaaaacgtaaCAACATCAAAAACAcgattatttaatgaaaatgattaaaaattgcAGATAGTATAATATGTATTACAATTTACAGTCCAAcacctatatatatgtatgtattttgttgcCTTTTAAATTGCTTTATATTTCTTCTATAGTTTCATGGGGAATGTATTTAATTCTTATTTGAAATGAAGGAAgatatttacttaattatttgaTAATCTGCTCTATATACATGAACAATTATCGTCCACAAAACTATCGAGTGCATTCTATACAATCGACAGATATCTGCGGACACTCAATTTTATCTTCCCTATCCGAAAAACATCTGTTCTTATTCGgtaatttttcacaactttttcgCTAACATTTTAGTAAACATACGTATTTCATGccgttttgagaaaaaaagtaaaattttgcttaacatatttcagtgtatgaaaatatgaatgTAGTGCACGAATTAAGAGCTGATGAAAAGCTCAATACCAATATTGATAAAATTGCGCCTTGGCATTTTTGGTGTCGCTTATGTGCAAAGCAAGATATTCAAAACATTAGTGTTTTTTTGAAAGATGAACATATGGTTACTTCTACAGGCAATGGAGAGGAAAACAATCTCGGTCTTAATATTGCTATTACGAAATACTTTTGTGTGCAAGTAAGTATAGTTAATACTTGTTTTAATTGTGTTTtacttttcaaacaaataaCGCAATACCAATTTCTAACAGATAAAAATGAATGATGAACTGCCAGACCGATTGTGTACTGAGTGCTTTTCTTTAGTAACTTCTTTGGTGAACTTCAATGAACGGGTGATAAAAGTGCAAGAAATGTATGAAGCCCTTCAAAGTCTTAGTGACATTACAGAAATGGATTACCAAACGTTACGTTTGAAGTTTGGTGTGCCAATTGATGATCGACCACATGAGTTTCTATGCCGTACAGTAGGGGAGGTACACTTACAtgaagaaaaaccaaaaataaatgaatttgttgaaaaaagttttatggaagaAGCTGTGATAGATATTTCACCAAAAGTGTGTAACAAAGTTATTGAAATAAAGGAAGAAAATTCAATTGAGTTAACACCGCCGGCAGATGAAGATGTATACGATTTTGAAAATGAAGACGCTTGTGACGAAGACCCCTTTGGCAGTGATAGTGATATGAAAAGCGATGAAAATTCTAGTTCTAGTGAAAGTTCTGTGAATAACTCACGAAAAAAAcgtataaaagaaaaacatgacACGGAAATAGatgaaacaaatattaattatattaaaaaacgaaaaattaaaacaaatgatgATTTTAAGCAAGCAGAAGAGAGCGGCGATGGTGAATgtaatgaaatatatacatgcaAAGTATGCGCGCAGACATTTAAAAGAATCTCCAATTATCGCACACATATGGAACGCAAACATGGGCAACTTGCGGTCGTGCCCAAATTCACATGTACCGATTGTCCATTTACATGCAACACACAAGCACAACTAAATCATCATGCCGTCAAACATTTGCCGCTTACAAAGCGACGCATTGTGCCCTGCCCTCATTGTGACCATAAATTCCCTACTAAGACCTATGTGGCCCAGCATATAAAGTATGTGCATATGAACGAACGCTCCTTTATTTGTGAGGAATGCGGCGAAGCTGTGCGCTCAAAGGGACAACTTAAACAACATATGCTCACACATACAGATTATGCACCATTTGAATGTGAAGTGTGTAAAAAAGGCTTTAAAAATCAAGTGCGACTTAAAGTAAGCAACGTTAAATAATTTTCAGCTTATACTTGCATTATGTTTATTTGtcatatttatgatatttacaGAAACACATGGAAACCCATAATCCAAATAAGCACATTTGTGCCGAATGTGGTTTGCAATTAAACTCCAAAGCTACATTGAACCGTCATTTGTTGGTGCATTCCGACGTCATGCAacataaatgtgatttttgtggACGAGCTTTTAAGCGcgcaaaagcattaaaaaatcaCCTTATTCTGCATACAGGTCTCAAACCCTATTCGTGCGACTTTTGTGATAGAACATTTGCCAATGGTTCTAATTGTCGTacacataaaagaaaagcacatcCCGAAGAGTTAGCCGCATTAGAAGCCTCTGGAGAAAAAGCATATACTAAAAATATACCGAAATTAGCAGTACTGAAGTCTGTGTGAGTAttattgtatcgggtgattttttaagagcttgataactttttaaaaaaaaaaaacgcataaaatttgcaaaatctcatcggttctttatttgaaacgttagattggttcatgacatttactttttgaagataatttcatttaaatgttgaccgcggctgcgtcttaggtggtccattcggaaagtccaattttgggcaactttttcgagcatttcggccggaatagcccgaatttcttcggaaatgttgtcttccaaagctggaatagttgctggcttatttctgtagactttagacttgacgtagccccacaaaaaatagtctaaaggcgttaaaaatCTAAAGttatcgcatgatcttggtggccaacttacgggtccatttcttgagatgaattgttctccgaagttttccctcaaaatggccatagaatcgcgagctgtgtggcatgtagcgccatcttgttgaaaccacatgagtcaacatttaaatgaaattatcttcaaaaagtaaatgtcatgaaccaatctaacgtttcaaataaagaaccgatgagattttggaaattttatgcgtttttttttaaaaaaagttatcaagctcttaaaaaatcacccgatataaatgTCGCAtcacatatttataataattgtatgtaaatttgtgtAGAGTAatgtttttttccttcaaccGACTTACAAGTTTTATCTTGTTTTataattggaaaatattaaacatagatactaacttaacttaattattttacaaactCTAGCACACGTGCGGCTGATAATCTAGCGCCCGTTGTTTCTAAACAAAGTGGAAATTTCGCTTTCGGCAAAAAACCCAAACTGCCACCGGACAGCGTGGGCACTATTAGTAAAAAACAAGCTAAAACGCTCAAACAAACCATCGCAACGCCAACGATTCCTGCATCTATCGCGCCTGGCAACAATAATGCCAATCATGGAATACTTTCCGACCTTGAAACGAATAACCAGCGTTTGGACGATGAACATAACTCGCTTGGCAGAAATATACCCACAATCGATAATATATACAATCATCTAATGAAGCAAACTGCCACCAACAGTGGTTGTGCTATGAACTCTACCTCCATACTGAATCCCATGCATATGGAACTTAAACGCTCACACAGTGAAGACTCATCACCTGCTAACAACAGTTGTGTAGCTATTGATATAACAAATGTTATTGCGCAGCAGCAAACGCCGCTTAATCAGCAAATATTAGTGCCGGTACAAGATGCTGCAGTCCAAAATTTTTGTACAGCATTTATAAAGCAACATCAAATgggtaaacaacaacaacacatagcTGCATTACAACAACATCATGACGAAATATCCATACATAGTCCGGCGAGTCATATTTCTCATCACACCGAAGAGCTCTCAACAGCATCAGCAAGCGCAGcggaagcaaataaattttatagccACATAAGACAACATACTCCAGATAGTTATCTTTAGATGTCACTTGATAGCAATAGAAGGCTTTCCTCAACTAATGACTATGAATGTGAATGCATATTGTGAGTGATTTCTTTGTgtagttatatttttgttcGTGTGTACGTATGTTTGACTTAGCGTATTTACACGGTAGTGCTAATGTAATTATAAGTAAtcagtaattttaaattaattgtaaatattttttaacgttACATCATTATTATCGGCTGCATTGATGATGCACATATGTCAACCAATGTCAATCTCCATAGTTACACAATCAAATTAtgtatttcaaatcaaaatttttttacaaacaatagtGCTTAGACATACTCCAAAAAGGTAACTTTcgtttttctattaaaatttcaaaaaataattataaattgttgCTAGTTTTAATTATGTGAAGTTGTTTATGGTGTGTAAAGTGTATATCAAGCTTAAATATAAgttttatgaatattatatattcagTACTTGTAATGtgttagtaaatatattttttctgtcaGTTTTCCATtctgatttgaaaaaacttgcAATCAAAATGTGcgttaatttttagtaatagttggtaatatttattttagatatACTTAAACGAAAAActaacaaatagaaaaaaatttataatttttttatcggaAGGCATTGTACATAACAAAATTATAAGTCCaacgttttaaataaattttggagaaaaataaagagTGCGTTAATCATTCAACTTTCATTAATATTGttcgtaatttttaaattaagtgttattgttattttttgattaaGTACTGTTACATTTTATTagtgtttattttgttattaattattattatttttaaataggcataatttttgaaatttaattttttattattttatgtaaatacatattactaaattattatattaagtattatttttttaaattaaattttttattattttttatttttatatttatattatatattaagtatgttattatcgtttttttttacattgtaGTGTTGCTCAGGTATTAAAggaatacaaagaaaaaatttgccgTAATTTTAGCGCGATCAAATATCAAATAGCCCATCAATGAGTTTAggggtaaatttttttcatttcatggtTTATgagttattatattttctttgtcGTTTATCCCTTGTGAAATCCAATtaaaaaaggcattttttgCGAATTCTTTTAATaggcattttatttaaaaaatatacatttaaatatttgaatgtacTTTAACAGTCGacgattcattttgaaaaattttggtcttttttggttttttgttcaaagtttaatcgaaaaattatgaaaactttatttttaatctcAGACGTGAatcttaaatttgaaaatcaaattttgaatccaaaactttttattaaaaaaaaaaaatatataaataaataaaataattaaataaaaaatataaataatcaaaataaataaataaaaacttcaatataaaaaaaaatttgtccacagtttaattaaaaattacaaatagtataatattacaatttgaAGTCCCACacctctatatatgtatgtatttttttgtcttttaaatTGCTTTATATTTCTTCTATAGCTTCATGGGGAATGTATTTAATTCTTATTTGAAATGAAGGAAgatatttactaaattatttGATAACCTGCTCTATATACATGAAAAATTATCGTCCACAGAACTATCGAGTGCATTCTATACAATCGACAGATAGTATCTGCGGACACTCAATTTTATCTTCCCTATCCGAAAAACATCTGTTCttatttggtaatttttcacaactttttcgttaaaattttagtaaacatACGCATTACTTGgcgttttgagaaaaaagtgcAATTTTggttaacatatgtatattagtgtATGGAAAGATGAATGTAGTGCACGAATTAAGAGCTGATGAAAAGCTTAATACCAATATTGATAAAATTGCGCCTTGGCATTTTTGGTGTCGCTTATGTGCAAAGCAAGATGTACATAAACATATGGTTACTTCTGCAGGCAATGGAGAGGAAAACAATCTCGGTCTTAATATTGCTATTACGAAATACTTTTGTGTGCAAGTAAGTAAGCTTAATAATTGCATTAATTCTGTTTTACTTTCTAAACGAATAACACAATATCAATTTCTTACAGATAAAAATGAATGATGAACTGCCAGACCGATTGTGTACTGAGTGCTTTTCTTTAGTAACGTCTTTGGTGAACTTTAATGAACGGGTGATAAAAGTGCAAGAAATGTATGAAGCCCTTCAAAGCCTTAGTGACAATACAGAAACAGACTACCAAACGTTACGTTTGAAGTTTGGTCTGCCAATTGATGATCGACCACATGATTTTCTGTATCGTACACTAGAGGTACACTTACAtgaagaaaaaccaaaaataaatgaatttgtcgaaaaaagttttatggaagaAGCTGTGATAGATATTTTACCAAAGGAGTGTAACAAAGTTattgaaataaagaaagaaaattcaATTGAGTTAACACCGTCGGCGGATGAAGATACATACGATTTTGAAAATGAAGTCGCTTGTGACGAAGACCCTTTTGGCAGTGACAGTGATATGAAAAGCGATGAAAATTCTTGTTCTAGTGAAAGTTCAGTGAATAACTCACGAAAAAAacgtataaataaaaaacatgacACTGAAATAGatgaaacaaatattaattatattaaaaagcaaaaaattgaaacaaatgaTGATTTTAAGCAAGCAGAAGAGAGCGGCGATGGTGAATgtaatgaaatatatacatgcaAAGTATGCGCGCAGACATTTAAAAGAATCTCCAATTATCGCACACATATGGAACGCAAACATGGGCAACTTGCGGTCGTGCCCAAATTCACATGTACCGATTGTCCATTTACATGCAACACCCAAGCACAACTAAATCAGCATGCCATTAAACATGTGCCCTGCCCTCATTGTGACCAAAAATTCCCTACTAAGACAATTGTGGCAAAGCACATAAAGTATGTGCATAAGAACGAAAGCTCCTTTATTTGTGAGGAGTGCGGCGAAGCTGTGCGCTCAGAGGGACAACTTAAACAACATATGCGAACACATACAGATTATGCGCCGTTTGAATGTGAAGTGTGTAAAAGAGGCTTTAAAAATCAAGGGCGACTTAAAGTAAGCAACGTTAAATCAATTACAGCGTTCAATTACTTTATGTTTATTTgacatatttatgatatttacaGAAACACATGAAAACCCATAATCTAAATAAGCACATTTGTACCGAATGTGGTTTACAATTAAACTCGAAAACTACATTCAACCGTCATTTGTTGGTTCATTCCGACGTCATGCAACATAAGTGTGACTTTTGTGGACGGGCATTTAAGCGTGCAGAGGCACTAAGAAATCACCTTATTCTGCATATAGGTCTCAAACCCTATTCGTGCGACTTTTGTGATAGAACATTTGCCAATAGTGCTAATTGTCGTACGCATAAAAGAAAAGCGCATCCTGAAGAGTTAGTCGCATTAGAAGCCTCTGGAGCAAAAGCATATACTAAAGATATACCGAAATTAGCAGTACTGAAGTCTCTGTGAGTATAATTGATTTCAATAATGCatctcaaatttttaataactaaatatgaaatttgtgtATGATGATGTAGCTTACATGCAACTGTCTTAAaagttttatcttttttataattgtaaaatattaaacttaagTACTAACTTAACAATTATATTTCTGTTACAAACTGTAGCACACGTACGGCTGATAATCTTGCGCCCGTTGTTTCAAAACAAAGTGGAAATTTCGCTTTCGGCAAGAAACCCAAACTGCCACCAGACAGCATGGGCACTGTTAGTAAAAAACAAGCTAAAACGCTCAAACAAACCATCGCAACGCCAACGATTCCTGCATCTATCGCGCCTGGCAACAATAATGCCAATCATGGAATACTTTCCGACCTTGAAACGAATAACCAGCGTTTGTACGATGAACATAACTCGCTTGGCAGAAATATACCCACAATCGATAATATATACAATCATCTAATGAAGCAAACTGCCACCAACAGTGGTTGTGCTATGAACTCTACCTCCATACTGAATCCCATGCATACGCAACTTAAACGTTCACACAGCGAAATCTCATCACCTGCTAACAACAGTTGTGTAGCTATTGACAAAACGAATGTCAATGCCCAGCAGCAAACGCCGCTTAATCAGCAATATTATTATGTACAGCATTTATAAAGCAACATCAAATAGGTGTAAAACACCAATACACAGCcgcattacaacaacagcatgaCGAAATATTTCATATCATATTTCTCATCAAACAGAAGAGCTCTCCACAGCATCAGCAAGTGCAGcggaagcaaataaattttatagccTCATAAGACAACATACTCCAGATAGTTATCTTTAGATGTCGCTTGGTAGCAATagttattatatatacttaaacgaaaaactaataaatagaataaaatgtataattttttttatcttaaggCATTGTACATAACAAAATTAtaagacaaacattttaaataaattttgtagaaaaataaagTGTGCGTTAATCATTCAACTTTCATTAATATTATTCGTAatatttaaggggctataccagtttgacactttcaaaaaaaaaaattatttgcttattcGATAGTTTACATTTCctaaaatatcctgtgaaatcggcaaggtcgtatcttgaatagtttttggatggcagcgttctaaaaaACGACAGCTCGCAGGTATAATCATGTATTagtgaaactttaaacttcGTCGCACCAGTCTTACGAAGACGAGGAAGCTACaacttcctcaactacgtcgacgacagaAAACAATAGGCCGaccagggggcctattctgtaactcgattcgaaaaaaaatttattcgaattcgaattttttgttttctataactcaattttcggattttcaagccaattttcgcataaaatattcgttagcttttgagttgtagaaagcgaAAACGAAATTTGTACGTGCCCGTGCCAGAATACGGGGTGGTGCAACTTTCGGataattataaagtagatccgaatttcgaatagaatacattttcgaatcgagatacagaatagggcccCAGACTTCgaacgcaactaacttcagacatgcgctgatcgccattcacagCCATTAACATCTTAACCGACCTCTCAGTGAacggcgtacttggagtcaaacgtCCACCCATTGCAGTCGAAGAACTCGAGTTACCGCCAGAAACGTGAGTGACCCTTACGCAGCTTCTTTCTGAATACAATAATAACCATTCTTAAGTCACTTACGCTGTTTTGAGAataaagtttcaaaataaattattttataccaTTATTATCCGGCCATATAATAGAGTATTGAAAGACATAATCAAAtaggttatatacatacatatataagtatatatctgtttattttaaattgcttgcaatatttttatgcatactttatatttttttttataaatttgaattgttaattATGCTTACCTACGCTTGCTACTTTATTGCACAAAGTTTCCAattcaatttattgttttctcgatttatatgtatactcgtatgtttgtatgtatttggaattgctttcataaattttattacatcTGATTTTGCTAGCTACATAATCCTATGCTCTGCATGAACAGTCATATAttggaaataatttattaagttGTTTCAGcactatatttttataacttcgGTTCCATGCTTTTCTTGCTCTCATTTATAATTCAGtgtgaatatttaatttataatacaaTTCCAACAATTATCTAGCATTCAGTCTGGCATTCTGTGttaaattgattatttaaaCTATACATTTTCTTCTAaggttaaataattattatttttgaattataaattttttctaaatctaTATAATTTTTAGGGTATCCGTTTTTTTCCAtgccatgtcgtatgagcaacataaaATGTGTAAATCACTTGCTCAGGTCGTTCGATGCATAACTTTAACTGCGTTTACCTTTAAGGCAAAAACTGAAACAGCGTATCAAAtgtaataatatgtaaataatattcaatgctcttatttaaaaaaaaaaaattaaatacaaaatttataatttttttttactctgcGAAAGTTCGTACTGAAGTTTGCGGACCATTTTGGTGTTTGCAAAAAGTGTTTTATAGTGCCAAATTGggttcgttgttgttgtagcagcataAAACAATTATAAGGTAATTTCAAGGAATCGTGCCGAGTTGACactccttggccggataaaaatccgggtcccttgtggttacttagacccgactgtcgtgggttCGTGTTACATTACTAACAGTTCTTCCCAAGGTCAAGAATCGTACTGCTGTGCATCGTTTCCACAAATCCATTCTTTTTACTctttattgcaatattttttttttgcttttgtttttcttttagttgAGATTCTATGAAGTTGTATCTGCATTGGTTTGTGTTTTCAAATCTCACTTTGTGAAATTTAGATTGAGCTCGATGCCGTCCGATTTTTACTCAATAGTTGGGTCGTGAGCAAGGTTGCCAGTAAcgcattgaaaaaataattgaagtaaCAATTGAATTcattttgttctttaatttttataatcccAAATAgaggttttaaaaataaaaaaaattaatctcacATACCGGattcaaaaataacaaaagttttattcctaaaaacccaaaaaaagtttttaaaataaatatttaaaaataaaccggattaaaaaattaaaagaaaaaattttaatcccaagcatataattaaaaaataacaaaatttttaatcccaCAACCccaaaatacatttcaaaataaacatttaaaaattaaccggtttaaaaaattaaaaaaaatttaatgtaaagcatcaaattaataagaaaagtAAACGTTTTGGGTTAACGTActtcattcaaattaaaaaataaaatgttaaatttttaatcccaataataatatttttaatttaaaaatttcacatgCAATTCTAACAACgggtttaaaacaaattaaaatttaatttttattgcaaaatttttgaatctaaGAATTCGCATATCTGATCCCAATTATCAAAGTGGAAAAAGTATTATTCCCAAAatcgtattaaaaattttttttcatttttaaacccaagaaaaattaatttacctatttttttattgaaaaaatttaatttatattttgataagTTATCAATATAGTCTAGCTTTTtgtctaatttatatttaattactcCTAATTATAGTGCTTCAGTTAGAAATGTGTAAATCTTTGCTTTTTATGCCCTTTCTTTCcagacttttattttaaaaatgttttttttattcgttactccaatttttaattaacaaattagTGTCTAATTTTTCAATCAAATAtgttttggattaaaaataaagtttaattttaatttttattattcgcttttaaattttatttttaataaattttttttaattaattatagtgCTTCAGTTAGAAATAcgtaaatttttgctttttatccCCATTCATAccagattttaatttaaaaaatatttttttattcgttaATATAATTggttgattaaaaattaatgtctcatttttcaaacaaagatgtttgggttaaaaaaaatttgaaatttcaggtTAACaagtttatgttttaatttaaaaaaaaatttaaagctaaaaaaaacatttaaaaatttaaattttatatttttaaaaataaaattttttaattctaaaaaaatgaaaatttaattttaaccgcaattaaaaatccaaaaatcgggcataaaaagtgaaattgaaaaaaatcgaatttatcaaaaaatacgCAACACCGCTCATTAATTAGCAGCTTAAtcaccaaaaaaaatgtattaataatttgttcaaacaacaataaaatatagcTGCAGTATTTTTTCTGTAATCCTACAAATGaaacaactattttattttttaatattttaatttaataaatataaacaaaaataattttatatttttcgctaATAACATTTATTGCTCATGCAACGCCTTATTTGCTGTTGTTCTAACAAACAAATTGGCAGTTTACATTTctaatacaattattaaaattattgcaccaaaaaataatatacaatttaatatttgttgttgtatatatattttttgtctatttaaaattacaatGCTATAATAACATAAATGCTTAtcgaagttatttttttaaattttatatactacgagaatttttatattttagatttCATAAAATTACATCAATATTGCTTAGcaatttgttttcacttttcaagTTGTTTGATCCAGTTCAAAATGATTCAGC
Coding sequences within it:
- the LOC126753237 gene encoding zinc finger protein weckle-like produces the protein MNVVHELRADEKLNTNIDKIAPWHFWCRLCAKQDVHKHMVTSAGNGEENNLGLNIAITKYFCVQIKMNDELPDRLCTECFSLVTSLVNFNERVIKVQEMYEALQSLSDNTETDYQTLRLKFGLPIDDRPHDFLYRTLEVHLHEEKPKINEFVEKSFMEEAVIDILPKECNKVIEIKKENSIELTPSADEDTYDFENEVACDEDPFGSDSDMKSDENSCSSESSVNNSRKKRINKKHDTEIDETNINYIKKQKIETNDDFKQAEESGDGECNEIYTCKVCAQTFKRISNYRTHMERKHGQLAVVPKFTCTDCPFTCNTQAQLNQHAIKHVPCPHCDQKFPTKTIVAKHIKYVHKNESSFICEECGEAVRSEGQLKQHMRTHTDYAPFECEVCKRGFKNQGRLKKHMKTHNLNKHICTECGLQLNSKTTFNRHLLVHSDVMQHKCDFCGRAFKRAEALRNHLILHIGLKPYSCDFCDRTFANSANCRTHKRKAHPEELVALEASGAKAYTKDIPKLAVLKSLTRTADNLAPVVSKQSGNFAFGKKPKLPPDSMGTVSKKQAKTLKQTIATPTIPASIAPGNNNANHGILSDLETNNQRLYDEHNSLGRNIPTIDNIYNHLMKQTATNSGCAMNSTSILNPMHTQLKRSHSEISSPANNSCVAIDKTNVNAQQQTPLNQQYYYVQHL
- the LOC126753747 gene encoding uncharacterized protein LOC126753747 translates to MSVIELNKRYPLVLEESNTFFEEWKRWCRLCAKAEVQCINALTGHYAQSTLASDNYNSLNILAAIDEFFHVQIKEDEKLSPFVCTECFDVVTSFVKFNDNVKKVQQLYHELLHSDDKTKLNLPALYARYGLCREETILTQISSSKVPVEEIFIADSPVPKCANLSIQIKNESSDEFPAEVFIKEFEKKEEFQDPFGEEEVFTELKTRAPVNDDDNSRSEDFNLPMDTEDTDDEDEEVYTKNKINNDSVESEDSAEIAKETAHTCGICLMSFHRRCNYSVHVKKKHSKHLCRHCPSLFDSKPVLKEHMKDHRQLFPCPHCDRKFVTKEYVSQHIKFIHDDERPFICETCGDAVRTKGQLKEHMLTHTDYSPFECKECGKCFKQKQRLKRHMQIHGDKLICNECGKQLSCRATYNSHMLVHSDKMQHKCDYCGRAFKRAKTLKSHLILHSGLKPYSCEFCDRTFTNGSNRRTHMKRTHPSELAELEASGEKMYTKNIPELAVLKSVIRKAENLIPVVSKQSGNFAFGKKTSSKPVNTADTKNSESMKYRRYLLNYLIICSIYMNNYRPQNYRVHSIQSTDICGHSILSSLSEKHLFLFVYENMNVVHELRADEKLNTNIDKIAPWHFWCRLCAKQDIQNISVFLKDEHMVTSTGNGEENNLGLNIAITKYFCVQIKMNDELPDRLCTECFSLVTSLVNFNERVIKVQEMYEALQSLSDITEMDYQTLRLKFGVPIDDRPHEFLCRTVGEVHLHEEKPKINEFVEKSFMEEAVIDISPKVCNKVIEIKEENSIELTPPADEDVYDFENEDACDEDPFGSDSDMKSDENSSSSESSVNNSRKKRIKEKHDTEIDETNINYIKKRKIKTNDDFKQAEESGDGECNEIYTCKVCAQTFKRISNYRTHMERKHGQLAVVPKFTCTDCPFTCNTQAQLNHHAVKHLPLTKRRIVPCPHCDHKFPTKTYVAQHIKYVHMNERSFICEECGEAVRSKGQLKQHMLTHTDYAPFECEVCKKGFKNQVRLKKHMETHNPNKHICAECGLQLNSKATLNRHLLVHSDVMQHKCDFCGRAFKRAKALKNHLILHTGLKPYSCDFCDRTFANGSNCRTHKRKAHPEELAALEASGEKAYTKNIPKLAVLKSVTRAADNLAPVVSKQSGNFAFGKKPKLPPDSVGTISKKQAKTLKQTIATPTIPASIAPGNNNANHGILSDLETNNQRLDDEHNSLGRNIPTIDNIYNHLMKQTATNSGCAMNSTSILNPMHMELKRSHSEDSSPANNSCVAIDITNVIAQQQTPLNQQILVPVQDAAVQNFCTAFIKQHQMGKQQQHIAALQQHHDEISIHSPASHISHHTEELSTASASAAEANKFYSHIRQHTPDSYL